From a region of the Neobacillus niacini genome:
- the disA gene encoding DNA integrity scanning diadenylate cyclase DisA, with protein MENKKLGEQTVSEVLQFIAPGTPIREGIDNVLRANTGGLIVVGYNDKVKSIVDGGFQINCPFSPSYLYELAKMDGAIILNELGNTILIANAQLVPDSEISASETGMRHRTAERVARQTKALVIAISQRRNVITLYQGNFRYALKDISVILTKANQAIQMLEKYKVVLERSIAGLSILEFEESVTYNDFLLVLHRFEMVLKIKNELITYLNELGTEGRLIRLQMNEILTDLEEETALIIKDYAIDREVKSRDVLKRMQALTSNGTLDDIAILKLMGYQGYIPLDENKHPRGYRILNKIPRLPIVIIENIITSFGAFSKIISASVEELDDVEGIGEIRAKKIREGLRIIKERLYTERHL; from the coding sequence ATGGAAAATAAAAAGCTGGGTGAACAAACTGTAAGTGAAGTTTTACAGTTTATTGCCCCAGGTACACCTATTCGTGAAGGAATTGATAATGTATTAAGAGCAAATACTGGCGGGCTTATTGTTGTTGGTTACAATGATAAGGTTAAAAGTATTGTAGATGGCGGTTTTCAAATTAATTGTCCTTTTTCACCAAGTTACCTTTATGAGCTGGCAAAAATGGATGGTGCAATTATCCTAAATGAATTAGGGAATACCATTCTTATTGCGAATGCCCAGCTTGTTCCTGATTCTGAAATATCAGCATCGGAAACAGGTATGCGCCACCGTACCGCTGAACGAGTGGCCAGGCAAACAAAGGCCCTTGTCATTGCTATATCGCAAAGAAGAAATGTCATAACCTTATATCAAGGGAACTTCCGTTATGCCCTTAAAGATATTTCTGTGATATTAACAAAGGCAAATCAGGCGATTCAAATGCTGGAAAAGTATAAGGTTGTCCTTGAACGAAGTATTGCCGGGTTAAGTATTTTGGAGTTTGAAGAATCGGTTACCTATAACGATTTCTTACTCGTTCTCCACCGATTTGAAATGGTGTTAAAAATTAAAAATGAACTCATTACTTATTTAAACGAATTAGGCACAGAAGGTAGGCTGATTCGCTTGCAAATGAATGAAATATTGACAGATCTAGAAGAAGAAACTGCCTTGATTATTAAGGACTATGCCATTGATAGAGAGGTCAAGTCGAGGGATGTTCTAAAACGAATGCAGGCATTAACGAGTAATGGGACATTAGATGATATCGCAATACTGAAACTAATGGGGTACCAAGGATATATTCCACTTGATGAAAATAAACATCCTCGGGGATATCGGATTCTAAATAAAATTCCTCGTCTTCCAATTGTAATCATTGAAAACATTATTACGAGCTTTGGTGCGTTTTCAAAAATTATTTCAGCCTCTGTTGAAGAACTAGATGATGTTGAGGGAATTGGTGAAATCCGTGCAAAGAAAATAAGGGAAGGCTTGAGAATAATTAAAGAGAGATTATATACAGAGCGGCACTTATAG
- the radA gene encoding DNA repair protein RadA, giving the protein MVKRKTKFMCQECGYESPKWLGKCPGCGEWNKMVEEVEVTGGNRRGAFAHSQGVSTLASKPTPITAIESLSEPRILTDLNELNRVLGGGVVKGSLVLIGGDPGIGKSTLLLQVSSQLANKGNQVLYISGEESLRQTKLRAERLGIKSENLLVYAETNLEEINRTIENTNPSFVIIDSIQTVFHPEVTSAPGSVSQVRECTSELMRIGKTKGIAIFIVGHVTKEGSIAGPRLLEHMVDTVLYFEGERHHTYRILRAVKNRFGSTNEMGIFEMKEFGLDEVANPSEIFLEERSQGAAGSTVVASMEGTRPVLVEIQALISPTSFGNPRRMATGIDHNRVPLLMAVLEKRMGMLLQNQDAYLKVAGGVKLDEPAIDLAIIVSIASSFRDRPTRATDCIIGEVGLTGEVRRVSRIEQRVQEAAKLGFERVILPANNLSGWKGPKGVELIGVSTVAEALKAVLGV; this is encoded by the coding sequence ATGGTCAAACGAAAAACGAAGTTCATGTGTCAGGAGTGTGGGTATGAATCTCCTAAATGGTTAGGAAAATGCCCTGGCTGCGGAGAGTGGAACAAAATGGTGGAGGAAGTTGAGGTAACGGGTGGAAATAGAAGGGGCGCCTTTGCTCATTCTCAGGGAGTTTCTACACTAGCGTCGAAACCAACACCAATTACAGCGATTGAATCATTGTCAGAACCGAGAATTCTTACCGATCTCAATGAGCTTAATCGAGTTTTAGGTGGAGGAGTGGTAAAGGGATCACTTGTTTTAATCGGTGGTGACCCTGGTATCGGTAAATCGACTCTCCTTTTGCAGGTATCCTCTCAGCTTGCGAATAAAGGGAATCAGGTCTTATACATATCCGGCGAGGAATCGCTGAGGCAAACAAAGCTTCGAGCGGAAAGACTAGGAATTAAATCTGAAAATCTCCTCGTCTATGCTGAGACGAATTTAGAAGAAATAAATCGGACCATTGAAAATACAAACCCCAGTTTTGTCATAATTGATTCCATTCAAACCGTTTTCCATCCGGAAGTAACGTCTGCGCCAGGCAGCGTTTCACAAGTACGTGAATGTACATCCGAATTAATGAGGATTGGGAAAACGAAAGGGATTGCGATCTTCATTGTAGGTCATGTAACAAAAGAAGGCTCCATAGCTGGACCAAGGCTGCTCGAGCATATGGTAGATACTGTTCTCTACTTTGAAGGGGAAAGGCACCATACGTATCGAATTTTACGTGCAGTAAAGAATCGTTTTGGCTCAACAAATGAAATGGGTATTTTCGAGATGAAAGAGTTTGGACTTGATGAGGTTGCAAATCCATCGGAAATATTTCTTGAAGAGAGGTCACAAGGCGCGGCAGGTTCCACTGTGGTTGCTTCAATGGAAGGGACACGTCCTGTGCTTGTCGAAATCCAGGCATTAATTTCTCCGACCAGTTTTGGAAACCCAAGAAGAATGGCAACAGGTATTGACCATAACCGCGTTCCATTATTGATGGCAGTTTTAGAGAAGCGGATGGGAATGCTGCTTCAGAATCAAGATGCATATCTGAAGGTCGCTGGGGGCGTAAAGTTAGATGAACCAGCTATCGATTTAGCTATTATTGTAAGTATTGCCTCAAGCTTCCGAGATAGACCTACACGTGCCACGGATTGTATCATTGGCGAGGTTGGGTTAACCGGAGAAGTGAGAAGGGTCTCGAGAATTGAACAGCGTGTGCAGGAAGCTGCAAAGTTAGGCTTCGAACGGGTTATTTTACCTGCTAATAATTTGAGCGGCTGGAAAGGTCCGAAAGGTGTAGAGTTAATCGGCGTTTCGACTGTAGCAGAAGCTTTAAAAGCAGTGTTAGGGGTGTAG
- the clpC gene encoding ATP-dependent protease ATP-binding subunit ClpC, producing the protein MMFGRFTERAQKVLALAQEEAIRLGHNNIGTEHILLGLVREGEGIAAKALYGLGLGSEKIQKEVESLIGKGQEASQTIHYTPRAKKVIELSMDEARKLGHSYVGTEHILLGLIREGEGVAARVLNNLGVSLNKARQQVLQLLGSNESGGHQGGASVSANTPTLDSLARDLTAIAREGSLDPVIGRSKEIQRVIEVLSRRTKNNPVLIGEPGVGKTAIAEGLAQQIVNNEVPEILRDKRVMTLDMGTVVAGTKYRGEFEDRLKKVMDEIRQAGNIILFIDELHTLIGAGGAEGAIDASNILKPSLARGELQCIGATTLDEYRKYIEKDAALERRFQPIRVDEPTAEESIRILEGLRDRYEAHHRVSITDEAIEAAVKLSDRYISDRFLPDKAIDLIDEAGSKVRLRSYTTPPNLKELEVKLEEVRKEKDAAVQSQEFEKAASLRDTEQRLREQLEETKKTWKEKQGKENSEVTVEDIASVVSSWTGIPVSKLAQTETAKLLNLEELLHSRVIGQEEAVKAVSKAVRRARAGLKDPKRPIGSFVFLGPTGVGKTELARALAEAMFGDEDAMIRIDMSEYMEKHSTSRLVGSPPGYVGYEEGGQLTEKVRRKPYSVILLDEIEKAHPDVFNILLQVLEDGRLTDSKGRTVDFRNTVLIMTSNVGAEALKRNKYVGFNIQDGEQDYKDMKGKVMEELKKAFRPEFLNRIDEIIVFHALEKKHLGEIVTLLSDQLVKRLKEQHISLELTEAAKDKISIEGYDPEYGARPLRRAIQKHIEDRLSEELLKGTVLTGQHVIIDVDNGEFLVRTAETTPLTK; encoded by the coding sequence ATGATGTTTGGCCGTTTTACTGAGAGAGCTCAAAAGGTTTTAGCTTTAGCACAAGAGGAAGCAATTAGACTTGGACACAACAATATTGGAACTGAGCATATTTTATTAGGCTTAGTCCGTGAAGGAGAAGGCATTGCTGCCAAAGCACTTTATGGGCTGGGCTTGGGTTCAGAAAAAATTCAAAAAGAGGTAGAATCGTTGATCGGGAAAGGCCAGGAAGCATCTCAAACGATTCACTATACACCAAGGGCGAAAAAGGTAATTGAACTATCTATGGATGAAGCCCGTAAATTAGGACATTCCTATGTCGGAACAGAGCATATTCTACTTGGTTTAATTCGTGAGGGTGAAGGCGTTGCTGCAAGAGTTCTTAATAACCTGGGAGTAAGCCTAAATAAAGCGCGTCAACAGGTACTGCAATTATTAGGCAGTAATGAATCTGGCGGTCATCAAGGAGGAGCATCGGTAAGTGCCAATACTCCAACCCTTGACAGCCTTGCTAGAGATTTAACAGCGATTGCTAGAGAAGGAAGTTTAGATCCTGTTATCGGAAGAAGCAAAGAGATCCAGCGGGTAATTGAAGTATTAAGCCGTCGTACAAAAAATAACCCTGTGTTAATCGGTGAACCAGGCGTAGGTAAAACTGCTATCGCTGAAGGCCTTGCACAGCAAATTGTAAATAATGAAGTACCGGAAATTCTTCGTGATAAGCGGGTTATGACGCTGGACATGGGCACCGTCGTAGCAGGAACTAAATATCGTGGTGAATTTGAGGACCGTCTAAAAAAGGTAATGGATGAAATCCGCCAGGCAGGTAACATCATTCTCTTTATTGATGAATTACACACGTTAATTGGTGCCGGAGGAGCAGAAGGAGCGATTGACGCTTCTAACATCCTAAAACCTTCACTGGCACGTGGTGAGCTCCAATGTATCGGCGCAACCACACTGGACGAATACCGAAAATATATTGAAAAGGATGCCGCTTTAGAGCGCCGCTTCCAGCCAATTCGTGTTGATGAACCGACGGCAGAAGAGTCTATTCGTATACTAGAAGGTCTTCGTGATCGTTATGAAGCACACCACCGTGTATCGATCACGGATGAAGCAATTGAAGCAGCGGTAAAATTATCTGACCGCTATATTTCTGACCGATTCCTTCCGGATAAGGCTATTGACTTAATTGATGAAGCTGGATCAAAGGTTCGCTTACGTTCGTATACAACACCGCCAAATTTAAAAGAATTAGAAGTAAAGTTAGAAGAAGTACGCAAAGAGAAGGATGCTGCTGTTCAAAGCCAGGAATTTGAAAAAGCTGCCTCTCTAAGAGATACAGAGCAGCGACTTCGTGAACAGCTTGAAGAAACAAAGAAAACGTGGAAAGAAAAGCAAGGAAAAGAAAACAGCGAAGTTACTGTTGAGGACATTGCAAGTGTGGTTTCAAGCTGGACGGGAATACCAGTCTCCAAACTTGCACAAACAGAAACAGCTAAGCTGCTAAACTTAGAGGAACTCTTACACTCACGAGTGATTGGTCAAGAAGAAGCGGTTAAGGCTGTTTCAAAAGCAGTCCGTCGTGCGAGAGCAGGCTTAAAGGATCCAAAACGTCCGATTGGCTCGTTTGTATTCCTTGGTCCTACTGGTGTTGGTAAAACCGAATTGGCCAGGGCACTTGCTGAGGCAATGTTTGGTGATGAAGACGCCATGATTCGAATCGATATGTCAGAATACATGGAGAAGCATTCTACTTCTCGTTTGGTTGGGTCTCCTCCGGGATATGTGGGTTATGAAGAAGGCGGTCAATTAACGGAAAAGGTACGTAGAAAACCATACTCCGTTATCCTGCTTGATGAAATTGAAAAGGCACATCCGGACGTGTTTAATATATTACTGCAAGTTCTAGAGGATGGTCGCTTAACAGATTCAAAAGGAAGAACGGTTGACTTCCGTAATACGGTTCTGATTATGACTTCTAACGTTGGTGCAGAAGCACTAAAACGTAACAAATATGTCGGCTTTAATATTCAAGATGGAGAACAGGATTATAAGGACATGAAGGGTAAGGTTATGGAAGAATTGAAAAAGGCCTTCCGCCCTGAATTCTTAAACCGTATTGATGAAATCATTGTCTTCCACGCTTTAGAGAAAAAGCATCTTGGAGAAATTGTTACTTTATTATCCGATCAGCTTGTAAAACGACTAAAAGAGCAGCATATTTCTTTAGAGTTAACCGAAGCAGCTAAGGATAAGATATCTATCGAGGGTTACGATCCAGAATACGGTGCACGTCCATTACGCAGAGCAATTCAAAAGCATATTGAAGACCGACTCTCTGAAGAACTATTAAAAGGAACAGTATTAACAGGGCAGCATGTTATAATTGATGTTGATAATGGTGAATTTTTAGTTAGAACGGCAGAAACAACGCCCCTAACTAAATAA